A region of Acidobacteriota bacterium DNA encodes the following proteins:
- a CDS encoding gamma carbonic anhydrase family protein, whose protein sequence is MPVYPYAGRMPSLGEGAFVAPTAEVMGDVEAGEDCSFWFQTVVRGDVNFIRIGARTNLQDGVIVHVTHETHPTHIGSGVVVGHGAVLHGCTVEDGALIGIGARVLDGAVVEAGAQIGAGALVAPGHRIPSGHLALGMPARVTRPLSDREREQIPAIAERYVQLKERYRRLEESAKRVPTR, encoded by the coding sequence ATGCCCGTCTATCCCTATGCCGGCCGGATGCCCAGCCTGGGGGAGGGCGCCTTCGTCGCCCCCACCGCCGAGGTGATGGGCGATGTCGAAGCCGGCGAAGATTGCTCCTTTTGGTTTCAGACGGTGGTGCGCGGCGACGTCAACTTCATCCGCATCGGCGCGCGCACCAATCTGCAGGACGGGGTGATCGTCCACGTCACCCACGAAACGCACCCGACGCACATCGGTTCCGGAGTGGTGGTGGGCCACGGCGCGGTGCTCCACGGCTGCACCGTCGAGGACGGCGCGTTGATCGGTATCGGCGCGCGGGTGCTCGACGGCGCGGTGGTCGAGGCCGGCGCCCAGATCGGCGCCGGCGCCCTGGTGGCGCCGGGGCACCGTATTCCGTCCGGCCATCTTGCCCTGGGCATGCCGGCGCGGGTGACCCGCCCGCTGTCGGACCGTGAGCGGGAGCAGATTCCGGCGATCGCGGAGCGCTACGTCCAGCTCAAGGAGCGTTACCGGCGGCTGGAAGAGTCCGCCAAGAGAGTGCCGACCCGATGA
- the hisS gene encoding histidine--tRNA ligase, translating to MSQIPRTVKGTRDLLPPETALWSAVEEIARRVFTAYGFGEIRTPILESTELFVRGVGESTDIVGKEMFTFEDKKGRSVTLRPENTAAVARAFIEHGMASWPSPVRLFYLGPQFRYERPQKGRYRQFHQLGAETLGDDGPLSDAEILLLLLRFFSQLGFRDLEVRLNTVGDAASRQAYGEALRSYFGPHRERLGADSRRRLGENPLRILDTKVPQERELVAGAPPLAGFLTAESRQHFSDLCGLLDRFGAAYQVDDRLVRGLDYYTRTVFEIVSGDLGAQNAVCGGGRYDRLISDLGGPEVPGIGFAVGLDRLIDILPEDFRRSATASPPVYVLPIGGVEPDEALVVAEGLRAAGVEAVPELAARSMKSALKRAARAGARYVVLLGEQELGSGRLTIKDLETREQFRDTAEGLAERLTLPEDSAS from the coding sequence ATGAGTCAGATCCCGCGCACCGTCAAGGGCACCCGCGACCTCCTGCCGCCAGAAACGGCCCTGTGGTCCGCCGTCGAGGAGATCGCCCGCCGGGTGTTCACGGCCTACGGCTTCGGCGAGATCCGCACTCCGATTCTCGAGTCCACGGAGCTTTTCGTGCGCGGCGTTGGCGAGTCGACGGACATCGTCGGCAAGGAGATGTTCACCTTCGAGGACAAGAAGGGCCGCTCGGTGACCCTGCGGCCGGAGAACACCGCCGCCGTCGCCCGCGCCTTTATCGAACACGGTATGGCCTCCTGGCCGTCGCCGGTGCGGCTGTTCTACCTCGGTCCGCAGTTTCGCTACGAGCGGCCGCAAAAGGGCCGCTATCGGCAGTTCCATCAGCTCGGTGCAGAGACCCTGGGGGACGACGGCCCGCTGTCCGACGCGGAAATCCTCCTGCTGCTCCTGCGCTTCTTCTCGCAGCTCGGTTTCCGGGATCTGGAGGTGCGCCTCAACACCGTCGGCGATGCGGCCTCGCGACAGGCCTACGGCGAGGCTCTACGGAGCTACTTCGGGCCCCACCGGGAGCGCCTCGGGGCCGACAGCCGTCGACGCCTGGGGGAGAACCCGCTGCGCATTCTCGACACCAAGGTGCCGCAGGAGCGGGAGCTGGTGGCCGGTGCGCCGCCGCTGGCGGGTTTTTTGACGGCTGAGTCCCGTCAGCACTTTTCTGACCTCTGCGGCCTACTCGATCGCTTCGGCGCCGCCTATCAAGTGGACGATCGGTTGGTGCGCGGCCTCGACTACTACACCCGCACGGTGTTCGAGATCGTCTCCGGCGACCTCGGCGCCCAGAACGCGGTGTGCGGCGGCGGGCGCTACGACCGCTTGATCTCCGACCTTGGTGGTCCCGAGGTGCCGGGCATCGGCTTCGCCGTCGGTCTCGATCGGTTGATCGATATCTTGCCGGAGGACTTCAGGCGTTCCGCCACCGCCTCGCCGCCGGTCTATGTACTGCCGATCGGCGGGGTGGAGCCGGACGAAGCCCTGGTGGTGGCCGAGGGCCTGCGCGCGGCCGGGGTCGAGGCCGTTCCGGAGCTCGCTGCGCGGTCGATGAAGAGCGCCCTCAAACGGGCCGCCCGGGCCGGCGCCCGCTATGTGGTGCTGCTCGGCGAACAGGAACTGGGGAGCGGCCGTCTGACGATCAAGGATCTGGAGACCCGAGAGCAGTTCCGGGACACCGCCGAGGGCCTCGCCGAGCGCCTGACCCTGCCGGAAGATTCGGCCTCGTGA
- a CDS encoding thioesterase family protein codes for MTDPQPRDRPAAVEHTTEVEVRYAETDQMGVVHHAEYIVWFELARTGLCARSGWHYAEIEKLGYLLMVTGVEISYRRPARYGMTVEIRCRLTRQASRGLRFSYDIHHRGERLATGTTHHIWVEAASGRPCRTPEELRAPFARLAGQPVP; via the coding sequence ATGACCGACCCCCAACCCCGAGACCGGCCCGCGGCGGTCGAGCACACGACCGAGGTCGAAGTGCGCTACGCCGAGACGGACCAGATGGGGGTGGTCCACCACGCCGAGTACATCGTCTGGTTCGAGCTGGCCCGCACCGGCCTGTGCGCCCGGAGCGGATGGCACTATGCCGAGATCGAAAAGCTCGGCTATCTGTTGATGGTCACCGGCGTCGAGATCTCCTACCGACGACCGGCCCGCTACGGCATGACGGTGGAAATCCGATGCCGCCTGACCCGCCAGGCGAGCCGCGGCTTGCGTTTTTCCTACGACATCCACCACCGGGGAGAGCGACTGGCGACGGGCACCACCCATCACATCTGGGTGGAGGCCGCCTCCGGCCGCCCCTGCCGCACGCCCGAGGAGCTGCGCGCGCCCTTCGCCCGCCTCGCCGGCCAGCCAGTGCCGTGA
- a CDS encoding DUF6572 domain-containing protein — MVDSEGPKKSLEIVGEEAAGEPEYEARGVQNPRIVDLIGLDHELGEVMLSILEGRPWESADPDAVKNQLQQLEDKLNSYFDYVLDGHLGQQYPDYAGLPVGIRLDCADEPGEPQAPFLEAAGRFAASRGIRFVVRAVGDPFARSAAWETNR, encoded by the coding sequence GTGGTCGATTCGGAAGGTCCAAAGAAGTCCCTGGAGATCGTCGGCGAGGAAGCTGCCGGCGAGCCCGAGTACGAGGCCCGCGGGGTCCAGAACCCGCGCATCGTGGACCTCATTGGCCTAGATCACGAACTGGGCGAGGTGATGCTGTCGATCCTCGAAGGGCGTCCCTGGGAATCCGCCGACCCGGACGCCGTCAAGAACCAGCTCCAGCAGCTTGAGGACAAGCTCAACAGCTACTTCGACTACGTGCTCGATGGCCATCTCGGGCAGCAGTATCCGGACTACGCCGGCCTGCCGGTGGGTATTCGCCTGGACTGCGCCGACGAGCCCGGCGAGCCCCAGGCTCCCTTCCTGGAGGCCGCTGGCCGCTTTGCCGCCTCCCGCGGTATCCGTTTCGTGGTGCGCGCGGTGGGTGACCCCTTCGCCCGCTCGGCGGCCTGGGAAACGAACCGCTAG
- a CDS encoding metallophosphoesterase, which produces MRLLAIADLHLRHQTTREALEALPAFPDDWLIVAGDVGESADLMRWTWRVLAPKFARLIWVPGNHDLWTLPNDPDTRRGEEKYLHLVSLCREAGVLTPEDPFPVWEGDGRRCTLAPLFLLYDYTFRPDDVAAEDAVDWAAEAEIVCADELLLHPDPYPSRPAWCAARCAAAEKRLAEIEGPTVLINHWPLRQDILTIKRVPRFSIWCGTRRTEDWHRRFDAIAEVHGHLHVRSTHRRDGVSFEEVSLGYPRDWQQERGIAPYLRQILPVPEGYADLPPRTFRHKD; this is translated from the coding sequence ATGAGGTTGCTTGCCATCGCGGATCTTCATCTCCGCCATCAGACCACCCGCGAGGCGCTCGAAGCGCTTCCCGCCTTTCCGGATGACTGGCTGATCGTCGCTGGCGATGTCGGCGAGTCGGCGGACCTGATGCGCTGGACCTGGCGGGTGCTAGCGCCCAAGTTCGCCCGGCTGATCTGGGTTCCCGGCAACCACGATCTGTGGACCCTGCCGAACGATCCGGACACCCGCCGGGGCGAGGAGAAGTACCTTCACCTGGTGTCCCTCTGCCGCGAAGCCGGCGTTCTAACCCCGGAGGATCCCTTCCCGGTGTGGGAAGGCGACGGCCGGCGCTGTACCCTGGCGCCGCTCTTTCTGCTCTACGACTACACCTTTCGGCCCGACGACGTAGCGGCGGAGGATGCTGTCGACTGGGCAGCGGAAGCGGAGATCGTCTGCGCCGACGAACTGCTCCTCCACCCGGATCCTTACCCCTCGCGCCCGGCCTGGTGCGCCGCGCGCTGTGCCGCGGCGGAGAAGCGCCTGGCGGAGATCGAGGGACCCACGGTGCTGATCAACCACTGGCCTCTGCGCCAGGACATCCTCACCATCAAGCGGGTGCCGCGGTTCTCCATCTGGTGCGGTACCCGTCGCACCGAGGACTGGCACCGGCGCTTCGACGCCATCGCCGAAGTCCACGGACACCTGCACGTGCGCTCCACCCACCGCCGCGACGGCGTGTCCTTCGAAGAGGTCTCCCTCGGCTATCCGCGGGACTGGCAGCAGGAGCGCGGCATCGCCCCCTACCTGCGCCAGATCCTGCCGGTACCGGAAGGGTATGCCGATCTCCCGCCGCGCACCTTCCGTCACAAGGACTAG
- the epmB gene encoding EF-P beta-lysylation protein EpmB: MIPRRTPRPTSNLRPHRLPRWRRLLAEAVSDPVELCALLDLSPEDVGLAAKDAGFPLRVPRGFVDRMEAGNPRDPLLLQVLPVRREHHAAPGYGQDPLAEIGSGPAPGVLHKYRHRALLTLTGACAVHCRYCFRRHFPYVEHGIGRAAWKEAVAYLAGDPSIHEVILSGGDPLSLPDERLADLAEELAAIPHLQRLRVHTRLPVVLPERVDDALLDWLAGADRRLQPVVVIHANHPREIDDEVSQALQGVRQRGITLLNQSVLLRGVNDHTDTLSELSERLFESGVLPYYLHLLDPVDGAAHFDVPEAEGQGLVAAMAARLPGYLVPRLVREVPGARTKVPVDLHRAFLQES; the protein is encoded by the coding sequence ATGATACCGCGAAGGACACCTCGCCCAACCTCCAATCTCCGGCCGCACCGGCTCCCCCGCTGGCGCCGCCTGCTCGCCGAGGCGGTATCCGATCCGGTGGAGCTGTGCGCCCTGCTCGATCTGTCGCCGGAGGACGTCGGCCTGGCGGCGAAGGATGCGGGGTTTCCCCTGCGCGTGCCGCGTGGATTCGTCGATCGCATGGAAGCGGGCAACCCGCGGGATCCCCTGCTTCTCCAGGTGCTGCCGGTGCGGAGGGAACACCACGCGGCGCCGGGCTACGGCCAAGACCCGTTGGCCGAAATCGGTTCCGGTCCCGCCCCGGGAGTGCTCCACAAATACCGCCACCGCGCCCTGTTGACCCTGACCGGGGCCTGTGCCGTCCACTGTCGCTACTGCTTCCGGCGCCACTTCCCCTATGTCGAACACGGCATCGGACGCGCCGCCTGGAAAGAGGCGGTCGCCTACCTCGCCGGCGACCCTTCCATCCACGAAGTGATTCTCTCCGGCGGCGACCCCCTGTCGCTGCCGGACGAGCGGTTGGCCGACCTGGCCGAAGAATTGGCCGCCATCCCTCACCTCCAACGGTTGCGCGTCCACACCCGGCTACCGGTGGTATTACCGGAGCGAGTGGACGACGCCCTCCTCGACTGGCTGGCCGGAGCAGACCGGCGCCTGCAACCGGTGGTGGTGATCCACGCCAACCACCCGCGGGAGATCGACGATGAGGTGTCCCAAGCCCTTCAGGGCGTTCGGCAACGGGGAATCACGCTCCTCAATCAATCGGTCCTCCTGCGCGGCGTCAACGACCACACCGACACCTTGAGTGAGCTGTCCGAGAGGCTTTTTGAGAGCGGCGTCCTGCCCTACTATTTGCATCTGCTCGATCCGGTGGACGGGGCGGCACATTTCGACGTCCCGGAGGCCGAAGGCCAAGGCCTGGTCGCCGCGATGGCGGCGCGATTGCCGGGTTACTTGGTGCCGCGGCTGGTGCGCGAAGTACCCGGCGCCCGGACCAAAGTACCCGTTGACCTCCATCGAGCTTTCCTGCAGGAGTCCTGA
- a CDS encoding putative sulfate exporter family transporter: MFLSLSKILPGVLVAVAVAAIASFLHGLLPVAFGDVLGAVILAVLLGLLVGNSGFLPCWTQPGLRFSFHTLLRIAIVLLGARLSFQQVAAIGGRAVLLIICLMTLALVACWGLGRAVGVSRRLATLIGVGTAVCGNSAIAAVAPVIGAEDDEVSFAVATNTLFGTLAVFVYPLLGVWVGLSDAAFGTWAGTAVNDTSQVVAAGFAVSPEAGQVATAVKLTRNALMGPVIVAMGLMFRAAAGAGEASWTKRVKQSLPPFVLGFVAMALLSTFGAFDALTAATGFDWVVVFTGASKLLILVALAGVGLSTRFAAMRRTGPGPLLVGFAAATVTSLAALAWISWIGPVG, translated from the coding sequence ATGTTCCTTTCTCTGAGCAAGATCCTTCCCGGAGTGCTGGTGGCGGTGGCGGTGGCGGCGATCGCCTCATTCCTCCACGGCCTCTTGCCGGTTGCCTTTGGGGACGTGCTGGGGGCGGTCATCCTGGCGGTGCTGCTCGGTCTCCTGGTCGGTAATAGCGGGTTCTTGCCCTGCTGGACCCAGCCCGGCCTTCGCTTCAGCTTCCATACCCTGCTGCGCATCGCCATCGTCCTGTTGGGGGCGCGTCTGTCCTTTCAGCAGGTGGCCGCCATCGGCGGCCGGGCGGTGCTGTTGATCATCTGCCTGATGACCCTCGCCCTCGTCGCCTGTTGGGGGCTCGGGCGCGCCGTCGGAGTTTCCCGCCGCCTGGCGACCCTGATCGGAGTGGGTACTGCCGTCTGCGGCAACTCGGCCATCGCGGCGGTGGCGCCGGTGATCGGCGCCGAAGACGACGAGGTGAGCTTCGCCGTGGCCACCAACACCCTGTTCGGCACTCTAGCGGTGTTCGTCTATCCGCTCCTCGGAGTGTGGGTGGGGCTCTCCGACGCGGCCTTCGGTACCTGGGCCGGCACCGCCGTCAACGACACCTCTCAAGTGGTCGCCGCCGGCTTCGCCGTCTCGCCGGAGGCCGGCCAGGTCGCGACCGCCGTCAAGCTCACCCGCAACGCCTTGATGGGGCCGGTGATCGTCGCCATGGGGCTGATGTTCAGGGCGGCGGCGGGAGCCGGTGAGGCGTCCTGGACAAAGCGGGTGAAACAGTCCTTGCCGCCCTTCGTGCTGGGCTTCGTGGCGATGGCGCTACTCTCCACCTTCGGAGCCTTCGATGCGCTCACCGCCGCCACCGGGTTCGACTGGGTGGTGGTCTTCACCGGCGCCTCCAAACTGCTCATTCTGGTCGCCTTGGCCGGAGTAGGCCTCTCCACCCGCTTCGCCGCCATGCGGCGCACCGGACCCGGGCCGCTGCTGGTCGGCTTCGCGGCGGCGACGGTCACTTCGCTGGCGGCGCTCGCCTGGATTTCCTGGATCGGCCCGGTGGGCTAG
- a CDS encoding thioesterase domain-containing protein: MSPSWITYRRSRPSARLRLFCFPFAGGGASTYRRWPDDFPPEVDLCPVQLPGRENRIQEIPFDALDPLVESFAESHRDWFRDLPFAFFGHSMGSLIAFELARWLRREGLPAPRHLFMSAHRAPHQPLREPPIYALPDAEFRNRLRRLNGTPEAVLQHPELMELLEPLLRADFAVNERYECRSEPPLDIPLTAYGGVEDPDVEAADLKAWGQHTTGPFQTRLFPGDHFFLQTEEGGGELRRRIAAVLLDTR; the protein is encoded by the coding sequence ATGAGCCCTTCCTGGATCACCTACCGCCGGTCCCGGCCTTCGGCCCGGCTGCGTCTGTTCTGCTTTCCCTTCGCCGGCGGCGGAGCTTCCACCTACCGCCGCTGGCCGGACGACTTTCCACCGGAGGTCGACCTCTGTCCGGTGCAGCTTCCGGGACGAGAGAACCGCATCCAGGAAATACCCTTCGACGCCCTCGATCCACTGGTCGAAAGCTTCGCCGAGAGTCACCGCGACTGGTTCCGGGATCTGCCCTTCGCCTTCTTCGGGCACAGCATGGGGAGCCTGATCGCCTTCGAATTGGCCCGCTGGCTGCGCCGCGAAGGCCTGCCGGCACCCCGGCACCTGTTCATGTCCGCCCACCGTGCACCACATCAGCCGCTGCGTGAGCCGCCGATCTACGCCCTACCGGACGCCGAGTTCCGAAACCGCCTCCGACGCCTCAACGGCACCCCCGAAGCGGTGCTTCAGCACCCGGAGTTGATGGAACTCCTAGAGCCTCTGCTACGCGCCGACTTCGCCGTCAACGAGCGCTATGAGTGCCGATCGGAACCGCCTCTGGACATTCCCTTGACGGCCTACGGCGGGGTTGAGGATCCGGACGTCGAAGCCGCCGACCTCAAAGCCTGGGGACAGCACACCACCGGGCCCTTCCAGACCCGCCTCTTCCCCGGCGACCACTTCTTTCTACAGACCGAAGAAGGCGGCGGCGAGCTACGCCGCCGCATCGCCGCGGTCCTTCTCGACACCCGCTGA
- the aroB gene encoding 3-dehydroquinate synthase, whose product MIAPRRLKLRHPGGTTRLVVGAGELERGADHLAEWLEGRTVFVITSPRVRGLHGGRLRWLDRRVARRIDLEVPEGEAAKAVSVADGLWNRMLEAGGKRDSRLIAFGGGSVGDLGGFLAGTFLRGIEFVQFPTTLLAQVDASIGGKTGIDLAGGKNTVGLFHHPAAVVSDTAVLSTLPPAELRSGLVEVVKMAYLLDPPLLQQVEEGLPELLTGRPERLVEVVAGAAAAKIQVVERDPAEGGLRRLLNFGHTLGHALEGALGYRGLRHGEAVAYGMLFALRLARHRGLPEEDAARLRSLLATFDLPDLPSGGRLVTSDLMRRMGRDKKAVEGGLVWVLPRRIGRGEAVADLPSALVESELENFLASPLSG is encoded by the coding sequence GTGATCGCGCCGCGGCGCCTGAAGCTGCGCCATCCCGGCGGCACGACCCGGCTGGTGGTCGGCGCCGGAGAGCTGGAGCGCGGCGCCGACCATCTGGCCGAGTGGCTGGAGGGACGCACGGTGTTCGTGATCACCTCGCCGCGGGTGCGCGGACTCCACGGCGGCCGGCTGCGCTGGCTCGACCGCCGGGTCGCGCGGCGCATCGACCTGGAGGTTCCCGAGGGAGAAGCGGCCAAGGCCGTCTCCGTGGCCGACGGACTGTGGAACCGCATGCTCGAAGCCGGCGGCAAGCGCGACAGCCGGCTGATCGCCTTCGGCGGCGGTTCCGTCGGAGACCTCGGAGGGTTCCTGGCGGGCACTTTCCTGCGCGGCATCGAGTTCGTGCAGTTTCCGACCACCCTGCTGGCGCAGGTCGATGCGTCGATCGGCGGCAAGACCGGGATCGACCTCGCCGGCGGCAAGAACACCGTGGGGTTGTTCCATCATCCGGCGGCGGTGGTCAGCGACACGGCGGTGTTGTCGACCCTGCCGCCGGCGGAGCTCCGCTCCGGCCTGGTCGAAGTGGTGAAGATGGCCTACCTGCTCGATCCACCCCTGCTCCAGCAGGTGGAGGAGGGGCTACCGGAACTGCTGACGGGCCGTCCGGAGCGCTTGGTGGAGGTGGTGGCCGGTGCCGCCGCCGCCAAGATCCAGGTGGTGGAGCGGGATCCCGCCGAGGGCGGGTTGCGGCGCCTGCTCAACTTCGGCCACACCCTCGGCCATGCCCTCGAAGGCGCCCTTGGCTACCGTGGCCTGCGCCACGGCGAGGCGGTGGCCTACGGCATGCTCTTCGCCCTTCGCCTGGCCCGCCATCGGGGGCTGCCGGAGGAGGATGCGGCCAGGCTGCGCTCGCTGCTCGCGACCTTCGATCTACCGGATTTGCCGTCCGGAGGACGCCTGGTGACGTCGGATCTGATGCGCCGGATGGGGCGCGACAAGAAGGCCGTCGAAGGCGGCCTGGTGTGGGTGCTGCCGCGGCGCATCGGTCGCGGCGAGGCGGTGGCGGATCTGCCGAGTGCCCTGGTCGAAAGTGAGTTGGAAAACTTTCTCGCCAGTCCCCTTTCGGGCTAG
- the efp gene encoding elongation factor P, giving the protein MPSYSTNEFRSGLKILIDGDPCTIVENQFVKPGKGQAFVRVKYRNLLTGRVIEKTFKSGESVDAADVHETDMQYLYSDGEKWYFMVPDTFEQFEATERSMADAAPWIKEQDMCSVTIYNGQPISVLPPNFVVLKVTETDPGLKGDTSGGGNKPATLETGAVVRVPLFIQEGELLKVDTRNGTYVSRSKE; this is encoded by the coding sequence ATGCCGAGTTACAGCACCAACGAGTTCCGGTCGGGACTCAAGATCCTGATCGATGGGGACCCCTGCACCATCGTCGAGAACCAGTTCGTCAAACCCGGAAAGGGCCAGGCCTTCGTGCGGGTGAAGTACCGCAACCTGCTGACCGGCCGGGTGATCGAGAAGACCTTCAAATCCGGAGAATCCGTGGACGCGGCGGATGTCCACGAGACGGACATGCAGTACCTCTACAGCGACGGCGAGAAGTGGTACTTCATGGTGCCCGACACCTTCGAACAGTTCGAGGCGACGGAGCGTTCGATGGCCGATGCGGCGCCCTGGATCAAGGAGCAGGACATGTGCTCGGTGACCATCTACAACGGTCAGCCGATTTCTGTGTTGCCGCCGAACTTCGTCGTTCTCAAAGTGACCGAGACAGATCCCGGGTTGAAGGGCGACACCTCCGGCGGCGGCAACAAGCCGGCCACCCTGGAAACCGGCGCGGTGGTGCGAGTGCCGCTCTTCATTCAGGAAGGAGAGTTGCTCAAGGTCGACACCCGCAACGGAACCTACGTTTCCCGCTCTAAAGAGTAG
- the aroC gene encoding chorismate synthase: MRRLQLTTGGESHGPGLTVLLTGMPAGVPVDLAILESDMRRRMHGYGRGRRMQIEVDRAEIRGGVRNSETLGSPIALWIENRDWKNWQTIMNPGATDPHMSGKRRLHSPRPGHVDLAGGIKYHRRDLRDVLERASARETAGRVAAGAFARMLLSQLGIEIKSGVRSLGPIGAGRPTPTWEEICRVDDESPLRAIDRHLEDEMVALVDRTKGEGDTLGGAVTVIARGVPIGLGSHVQWNEKLDGRLAQAVMSVPAVKAVEIGSALAASAGPGSQAHDAIERTEDGWHRPTNRAGGTEGGVTNGADIVVTAYKKPIATLRTGLPSVDIDTMEPHTSQYERSDVTALPAAGVIAEAMVALVLADALIEKLGGDSFAELLAHLTATRELQRDWPPGS, translated from the coding sequence ATGCGCCGACTCCAGCTCACCACCGGCGGCGAAAGCCACGGCCCCGGCCTGACCGTGCTGCTGACCGGCATGCCCGCCGGCGTGCCGGTGGACCTCGCCATTCTCGAGTCGGACATGCGCCGCCGCATGCACGGCTACGGCCGCGGCCGCCGCATGCAGATCGAGGTGGACCGGGCGGAGATCCGCGGCGGGGTGCGCAATTCCGAAACCCTGGGCTCGCCGATCGCCCTGTGGATCGAGAACCGCGACTGGAAGAACTGGCAGACCATCATGAACCCAGGCGCGACGGACCCGCACATGTCCGGCAAGCGGCGGCTGCACTCGCCGCGGCCAGGCCATGTGGACCTGGCCGGCGGTATCAAATACCACCGGCGCGACCTGCGCGACGTACTGGAGCGGGCCTCCGCCCGGGAAACCGCCGGCCGGGTGGCCGCCGGCGCCTTCGCCCGCATGCTCCTCTCGCAGCTAGGGATCGAGATCAAGAGCGGGGTGCGCTCCCTCGGGCCGATCGGCGCCGGCCGGCCGACGCCGACCTGGGAAGAGATCTGCCGGGTGGACGACGAATCGCCGCTCCGCGCCATCGACCGCCACCTCGAAGACGAGATGGTCGCCTTGGTCGACCGCACCAAGGGGGAGGGCGACACCCTGGGCGGCGCCGTCACGGTAATCGCCCGGGGCGTTCCCATCGGCCTCGGCTCCCACGTGCAGTGGAACGAGAAGCTCGATGGCCGCCTGGCTCAGGCGGTGATGTCCGTGCCCGCGGTGAAGGCGGTGGAGATCGGCTCCGCCCTGGCGGCCAGCGCCGGACCCGGCAGCCAGGCCCACGACGCCATCGAGCGCACCGAAGACGGCTGGCACCGCCCCACCAACCGCGCCGGCGGCACCGAAGGCGGCGTCACCAACGGCGCCGACATCGTCGTCACCGCCTATAAGAAGCCCATCGCCACCCTGCGCACCGGCCTGCCCTCCGTCGATATCGACACCATGGAGCCGCACACCTCGCAGTACGAGAGGAGCGACGTCACCGCCCTACCGGCGGCCGGCGTCATCGCCGAAGCGATGGTCGCTCTGGTGTTGGCGGACGCGTTGATCGAGAAGCTGGGCGGGGATTCCTTCGCGGAGCTGCTGGCCCACCTCACGGCGACCCGCGAACTGCAGCGGGACTGGCCGCCAGGGTCCTAG
- a CDS encoding glycosyltransferase family 2 protein — MRQGQPYRTIASVVATLDIVIPALNEEPSLPLVLADLAALAEPPRRVVVADNGSTDGTARVAREAGATVVPAPRPGYGSACLAGLSYLRANDPPDIVVFLDADYSDHPDELPTVVAPILAGDADLVIGSRALGERERGALLPQARAGNLIACGLIRLLYGHRYTDLGPFRAIRWSALERLEMSDPDFGWTAEMQVKAVRRGLRTADVPVSYRRRVGRSKITGTVKGTVMAGYKILWTVMRHAGRRAEKGGPSR, encoded by the coding sequence ATGCGGCAGGGCCAACCGTACCGTACAATCGCCAGCGTGGTGGCAACCCTGGACATCGTCATTCCCGCCCTCAACGAAGAGCCTTCGCTGCCCCTCGTGCTCGCCGACCTGGCGGCGCTGGCGGAGCCGCCGCGGCGGGTGGTGGTGGCCGACAACGGCTCAACGGACGGTACCGCACGGGTCGCCCGGGAGGCCGGGGCGACGGTGGTGCCGGCTCCCCGGCCGGGCTACGGCAGCGCCTGCCTGGCGGGCCTCTCCTACCTGCGGGCGAACGACCCACCGGACATCGTGGTGTTTCTCGACGCCGATTACTCCGACCACCCGGACGAACTCCCCACCGTGGTGGCGCCGATCCTCGCCGGCGATGCGGATCTGGTGATCGGCTCTCGGGCGCTGGGCGAGCGGGAGCGCGGTGCGCTGCTGCCCCAGGCGCGGGCCGGCAACCTCATCGCCTGCGGCCTGATCCGCCTGCTCTACGGGCACCGCTACACGGATCTCGGCCCCTTCCGGGCGATCCGCTGGTCCGCCCTCGAACGCCTCGAGATGAGTGACCCGGACTTCGGTTGGACGGCCGAGATGCAGGTCAAGGCGGTACGCCGGGGACTCCGCACCGCCGACGTGCCGGTCAGCTACCGGCGGCGAGTGGGCCGGTCGAAGATCACCGGTACCGTCAAGGGCACGGTGATGGCCGGCTACAAGATCCTGTGGACGGTGATGCGCCACGCCGGCCGCAGAGCCGAGAAAGGAGGACCTTCTCGATGA